The Actinomycetota bacterium region AAACCGCTCTTTTTTATTCCATAAAAGAAGTTATTTGACAGAATAAAACTGATTTTGAAAGCATAACTCTTAGCAAAGACAGGTAGTTTATAAAAAATTTAATGAATCATGCCGTCAGAAACAATAAAAATATGAATTCCATTACGAAATAGTCGCTAAAAAAGACAGGTCCTTCCCGGGATCTGAAGCGGCAATTAGTGAATTAAAAGAAAACAAAGCAAATACTGTATAACAAAGATATCCCGGATACCTGTCGCTTTGGTTGAAGCAGGGAAATAAATTTTGAATTTGAATCAGGCAGTTATTAAAAGGGGCCAAGAGGCCAGATTGTACGTTCCATGTGGTGCCCGGAGTCGGAATCGAACCGACACGAGGACAAGCCTCAACGGATTTTAAGTCCGTTGCGTCTACCTGTTCCGCCACCCGGGCAATAAAGGTAAAAAATCAAAAGAAATAATATCAGAAATTACATAAACTGTAAATAATTCCATCCAAAATATCATGCTCGCTGAGCATCAGCTTGTCTGCTTTAAAATAGCGCAGAAACGCCAACAGTATGGCAGTTCCCCCGATGATAATATCGGCTCTTTCGGGCTGAAGTCCTTTTATTTTTCTTCTTTCCTCAGAAGAAAGACCGGATAACATCCGGAAAATTCCCTTTATATCTTTTTCTGAAAGAATCAGGCCGTTTAATTTATCCCTTTCATATTTTTCCATTCCAAGGAAAATGCTTCCGAGTGAAGAAACAGTTCCTGCAACTCCGATTAAAAAAGCATTTTTATATGGTTCTGACTTGCCGAGATCATTTTGCAGGATTTTTTTGATAATGTCGCTCATTAAAGCAATTTCCGCAGTTCCCGGCCTATCTTCTTTTAAGTATTTTTCACTTATTGTCACACTGCCGAGTTCGATACTTTTTATACCGCTGATGCTGCAGTCAGACCGGCCCGACACTATCTCAATGCTTCCTCCGCCGATATCAAGAACGATTATTTTTTCTTTTTCTTTTTTGCCTCCCGTAAAGCCATTTCTGATCTGCCCAAAGGTTTTTTCGGTATTTGCAAGGCTTTTCACAACGCCTTTAAAAGCAAGCCTTGCTTCTTCTGTGCCGGAAATTACTTCAACCTCAAGCCCTGTCTTTTCGCTTACATATTCCACGAAATGACTGCTGTTTGAAGCTCTCCTGAGCACGCTTGTTCCCACAACTCTGATCTTTTCAACCTTATGCTGCCTGCACAGCTTGAGATATGAGGACAGGGCATTTACGGTTTTCGCCATGCTTTCTTTAAGTATAATATTGTCTGAACTTATATTTTTTCCGAGCCGTGTAATTATCATTTCCCGGACCAGTGTATTTATTCTGCTTCCGGAAAGCGAAGCTATGAGCAGGCGGGTGGAATTTGTACCGATATCTATTGCAGCTATATTTTTTGGCATTATCTTGTGTTTATGCAGGTTATTTGTTTATTTCCTTGTAATAAAGTATCCTGATGTTTTCCCACAGATTATTATTGGAATATACGGCATTATCAGCCATTATATGTTCGGTCTGCGATTCGTTTATCCGCTCGAGTTTGTCTATTTCATTTACCTGGTATATAACCTTGTCATCGATGGCAGTGTGTCCAAACTGCTTTAATGCTTCCATTTCTATATATTCTTCTTCATAAAGGCTTTTTTCGAGAGCAAGCAATTCAATATTATTGCCCCTTACTTCATTCAATTCAGCCTGAAGCTGCGTTATCTGGCTTCTTTTGGAAAACATGGAAATAATCGGATTAATAGATGAAAGAATGCAGATAATTATAAACAGGAAAAAGACAATACTTATTATATTAAGTTTCGCTTTCCTGGAAATACTGCTGATTACTTTTGTATTTCTGGCCATAATCTTACAAAATTGCTACATTTAACTTGTTTAAACTAACTATATTATTGCTATGTTTTTTCTACTTTAAGTAAATGATTATTTATGTAAATGTATTGTATATCAAATTAAAAAAATGTAAAGCACTAATTCTATTCATCTGACTTGATTTCATCCCATAATCTGTCCTTATGCTCAAGGGGAATGCTTTTAAATTCAAGATTCCTCTCTTTTGCAAGCTTTTCCATTGCATCAAATCTTTTAATGAATTTTCCGGAGGCAAGCCTCAGGGCATCTTCGCTGTCTATGTTCAGATGTCTGGAAAGATTAACTATGCTGAAAAGCAAATCTCCCAGCTCCATCATAACTTCACCGGAAGAGCCGGAAGCAGTCTTTCTGCCTTTTTCCGCTTTATCAGCTCCCTGCTTTTTTATGGCTTCATCAAGTTCAGCGACTTCCTCTTTTATTTTTTCAAGGACATCTTCCCTGTCATCCCAGTCAAAACCCAGTCTTGATGCCCTGCTTTGTACTTCATGGGCAAAATGAAGCGAGGGCATGATTTTGGGTATATCGTTGAAAATCGATTCAGTTTTTAAAGAATTGTTCTTCCTTTCAGCTTTCTTTATCTCTTCCCAGCTGGTCAGCACTTCCCCGGAATCCTTAAAGCTCTTATCTCCGAAAACATGTGGATGCCTTCTGTAAAGTTTGTTTATTATTTCTTTTAAAACATCGCTGATCTTAAATTCTTTTTTTTCTTCACCAATCTGGGAATGAAAGACTACCTGAAGCAGAACATCGCCGAGTTCCTCTTTCAGGGAATTCATGTCATTATTATCTATTGCTTCCGATGCTTCATAAGCTTCCTCTATCATATTGCGCTTGATTGAATCATGTGTCTGCTCTCTGTCCCAGACACATCCCTGAGGAGAACGCAGCACAGACATCATTTCCAGAAGAAACTCAAAAAGTTCGGCAGGGTTTTCACTTTCATCGGCTTTTTTAATATCTATATTCATAAAACCTGTATCCTGTTTGATGTCCGGATTATTATTTAAGTAGACGGTGTTATCAGCTGTTCTTCAACCGGGCTTTCGTTTTCCTGCCCTGATTCTGTAGTTCCGCTTTCCTGTGAATCTGCGCCGGTAGTTGTCGTGTCTGCATCCGGATTAAAAGCATCGCTATAGGTTATTTCTGATTTGTCCTTAAGATCAAGAATAAATTCTTTCCATTTCTCACTTTTCAGCTCTTTTAAGAGATATTCTTTTATCTGATCCTTTACTTCCGCAAACGGAACTATCGATTCAGGTTTTTTGTCAGTGACTTTTATGATATGAAAACCATAATCAGTCTCTACTATATCGCTGATTTCCCCTATATTAAGTTTGTAGGCAGCATCTTCAAATTCTGCAACAAGGTTCCCTTTTGGAAAATATCCCAGAGCACCGCCATTGGTATTTGTATTTTCATCTTCCGAATATCTGTTGGCAATGTTTTCAAAAGAATCTCCGTTTTCAATCTTTTCCTGTGCGGTTTTTATTTTTTCCAAAGCTTCTTCCTTTGTTTTCCGGGCGGTATCATTTTCACCAAACTTTACCAGTATATGGCTGACTTCTATCTGCTCCGGTGTTTTAAAAATCGTTTCTTTGTTTTCATCGTAGTATTTCTGCACTTCCTTATCTGTTACAGCAATATTTTCGGTAATTGATTCAAATATTTTTGAGCCAAGTATCTGGTCTTTCAGCCATACTCTCAGAAAATCTTCATTAATATTGTTGCTTGTCAGATACTTCTGAAAATCAGCCTCGCTTCCATACCGGTCCCGTATCACTTTGAACTCAATATCTATCTCTTTTTCCAAAACACTGATGTTATTTTCAGCACCGTATTTTTCCATTAGCTTATTGACGATAATGTAG contains the following coding sequences:
- a CDS encoding Ppx/GppA family phosphatase; the encoded protein is MPKNIAAIDIGTNSTRLLIASLSGSRINTLVREMIITRLGKNISSDNIILKESMAKTVNALSSYLKLCRQHKVEKIRVVGTSVLRRASNSSHFVEYVSEKTGLEVEVISGTEEARLAFKGVVKSLANTEKTFGQIRNGFTGGKKEKEKIIVLDIGGGSIEIVSGRSDCSISGIKSIELGSVTISEKYLKEDRPGTAEIALMSDIIKKILQNDLGKSEPYKNAFLIGVAGTVSSLGSIFLGMEKYERDKLNGLILSEKDIKGIFRMLSGLSSEERRKIKGLQPERADIIIGGTAILLAFLRYFKADKLMLSEHDILDGIIYSLCNF
- the mazG gene encoding nucleoside triphosphate pyrophosphohydrolase, with amino-acid sequence MNIDIKKADESENPAELFEFLLEMMSVLRSPQGCVWDREQTHDSIKRNMIEEAYEASEAIDNNDMNSLKEELGDVLLQVVFHSQIGEEKKEFKISDVLKEIINKLYRRHPHVFGDKSFKDSGEVLTSWEEIKKAERKNNSLKTESIFNDIPKIMPSLHFAHEVQSRASRLGFDWDDREDVLEKIKEEVAELDEAIKKQGADKAEKGRKTASGSSGEVMMELGDLLFSIVNLSRHLNIDSEDALRLASGKFIKRFDAMEKLAKERNLEFKSIPLEHKDRLWDEIKSDE